In one Fundulus heteroclitus isolate FHET01 chromosome 3, MU-UCD_Fhet_4.1, whole genome shotgun sequence genomic region, the following are encoded:
- the cacng7b gene encoding voltage-dependent calcium channel gamma-7 subunit, which translates to MSSCSSRALTILSTVFGACGLLLVGVAVSTDYWLIMVEGIILQQNQSMEVKMALHSGLWRVCFVAGSENGRCVASEYFTEPEIEITTENTANILKMVRTATPFPMVSLLFVFTAFVISNIGHIRPQRTILAFVSGIFFILSGLSLVVGLVLYISSINDEVMNRPREPEQFFNYHYGWSFAFAASSFLLKEGAGVLSVYLFMKRYAEEEMYRPHPAIYRPRLSEGSDYSGQYLHPESSWPPPKRGRRTSEASSDISIQLNQTPPGPPKCTLQVGGQGSPPSVSSSAGSYQMQPQPSGYPSTHTLPRSHSSHPQGQALPMTMPPSPVPPPHYHTHVHMSASPC; encoded by the exons ATGAGTTCATGCAGCAGCCGTGCATTGACCATCCTGTCTACAGTGTTTGGAGCCTGCGGACTGCTGCTGGTGGGGGTGGCTGTGTCCACTGACTACTGGCTGATAATGGTGGAGGGAAtcatcctgcagcagaaccagagcatGGAGGTGAAGATGGCTCTGCACTCTGGCCTCTGGAGAGTTTGCTTTGTGGCTG GATCAGAGAACGGGAGGTGTGTTGCGTCGGAGTACTTCACCGAGCCCGAAATAGAGATCACCACCGAAAACACTGCCAACATCCTGA AGATGGTGCGTACGGCCACACCCTTCCCCATGGTGTCTCTGCTCTTCGTCTTCACGGCCTTCGTCATCAGCAACATCGGACATATCCGGCCTCAACGTACCATCCTGGCCTTTGTGTCCGGCATCTTCTTCATTCTTTCAG GCCTCAGTCTGGTGGTGGGCCTGGTACTCTACATCTCCAGTATTAACGACGAGGTGATGAACCGGCCCAGAGAGCCCGAGCAGTTCTTCAATTACCACTACGGCTGGTCTTTCGCCTTCGCTGCCTCTTCCTTCTTACTCAAAGAG GGGGCCGGAGTTCTATCAGTCTATCTATTCATGAAGCGCTACGCTGAGGAAGAGATGTACCGCCCCCACCCTGCGATCTACCGCCCCCGCTTGTCCGAGGGCAGCGACTATAGCGGCCAGTACCTCCACCCGGAGTCCTCCTGGCCTCCGCCAAAGAGAGGCCGCCGGACCTCGGAGGCCTCGAGTGACATCTCTATCCAGCTTAACCAGACTCCACCAGGACCACCAAAATGTACCCTCCAAGTTGGTGGCCAGGGGAGCCCTCCTTCTGTGTCTTCTTCTGCAGGGAGCTACCAGATGCAGCCACAGCCCTCTGGTTACCCGTCCACACACACCCTACCCAGGTCCCACTCCTCACACCCTCAGGGCCAGGCTCTTCCTATGACCATGCCGCCATCACCTGTACCTCCCCCTCACTATCACACACATGTGCACATGAGCGCCTCCCCCTGTTAG